One Chloroflexota bacterium DNA segment encodes these proteins:
- the trpC gene encoding indole-3-glycerol phosphate synthase TrpC has protein sequence MTILDEIVEHKRREVAQAAAAMPLAEMRRRGEAPRERRSLWHALDVDAVVVIAEIKRASPTAGVFTEDLDPAAQAAKYADSGAAAISVLTDQAYFRGSLSDLEQARDACELPVIRKEFIVDAYQIYESAAANADAVLLIVGLTPEQDLDEDLALVHELGMEALVEAHVEEEVEQALVAGARIVGINNRDLRSFKTDLAVTERLCAMIPDDITIVSESGVRTPADVRRLAASGVSAVLVGESIVTAPDAGSQLRELVAAGAAA, from the coding sequence ATGACGATTCTTGACGAGATCGTCGAGCACAAGCGCCGCGAGGTAGCGCAAGCGGCGGCGGCCATGCCGCTTGCCGAAATGCGGCGGCGCGGCGAGGCGCCGCGCGAGCGGCGCTCGCTATGGCATGCCCTGGACGTCGACGCGGTCGTCGTGATCGCCGAGATCAAGCGCGCGTCGCCGACGGCCGGAGTCTTCACGGAGGACTTGGACCCGGCGGCGCAGGCCGCGAAATACGCCGACAGCGGGGCGGCCGCCATTTCGGTGCTCACCGATCAGGCGTACTTTCGCGGATCGCTGAGCGACCTCGAGCAGGCCCGCGACGCCTGCGAGCTGCCGGTGATCCGCAAGGAGTTCATCGTTGACGCCTACCAGATCTACGAGTCGGCGGCGGCCAACGCCGACGCCGTGCTGCTCATCGTCGGCCTGACGCCCGAGCAGGACCTGGACGAAGACCTGGCGCTGGTGCATGAGCTGGGCATGGAAGCGCTGGTCGAGGCGCACGTGGAAGAGGAAGTGGAGCAGGCCCTTGTTGCCGGCGCCCGCATCGTGGGCATCAACAACCGGGACCTGCGTTCGTTCAAAACCGATCTCGCCGTGACCGAGCGACTCTGCGCCATGATTCCCGACGACATCACCATCGTGAGCGAGAGCGGCGTGCGAACCCCGGCCGACGTGCGACGGCTGGCCGCCAGCGGCGTGAGCGCCGTGCTGGTCGGCGAGTCGATCGTGACGGCGCCCGACGCGGGCAGCCAGCTCCGGGAGCTGGTGGCGGCCGGAGCGGCGGCATAA
- the trpD gene encoding anthranilate phosphoribosyltransferase, giving the protein MIVGAIQTVVEGRSLARDTAREVMEAILTGGVTPAQFGALVTALRLKGESADEIAGFLESMRAHATRVDLGDLPAVDACGTGGRGVSWFNVTTTAALVAAGAGAKVAKHGNRSFTRKSGSADAFEALGVRLAVTPAVVAQSVREAGIGFMFAQAFHPSMKFAAPLRREIGIRTMFNVLGPLTNPAGVRRQLLGVATPALAATMAAALQKMGAVRVLVVAGHGGMDEVTLDGPTQVTELRDGSIASYTVSAEDLGLAASEPGSVAGGTPDENAVTIRGILDGADRGPRRDLAIANAAGVLLAAGVADSWRDGVERAAAAIDDGAAAASLERMVAITNSTSGS; this is encoded by the coding sequence ATGATCGTCGGCGCGATCCAGACCGTGGTCGAGGGGCGGTCGCTGGCGCGCGACACGGCGCGCGAGGTCATGGAGGCCATCCTCACCGGCGGCGTCACGCCCGCGCAGTTCGGCGCGCTCGTTACCGCCCTGCGCCTCAAGGGCGAGTCGGCGGATGAGATCGCCGGCTTCCTGGAGAGCATGCGGGCGCACGCCACGCGGGTGGACCTGGGCGACCTGCCCGCCGTCGACGCCTGCGGGACGGGTGGCCGCGGGGTCAGCTGGTTCAACGTGACGACCACCGCCGCGCTCGTTGCCGCCGGCGCCGGGGCGAAGGTCGCCAAGCATGGCAACCGGTCCTTCACTCGCAAGAGCGGCAGCGCAGACGCCTTCGAAGCTCTGGGTGTTCGGCTGGCCGTAACGCCGGCGGTTGTCGCCCAGAGCGTGCGCGAGGCCGGGATCGGGTTCATGTTCGCCCAGGCCTTTCACCCCAGCATGAAGTTCGCGGCGCCGCTGCGCCGGGAGATCGGCATCCGGACGATGTTCAACGTCTTGGGCCCTTTGACGAACCCCGCCGGCGTGCGGCGACAGCTCCTCGGCGTGGCCACTCCCGCGTTGGCGGCGACCATGGCGGCCGCCCTGCAGAAGATGGGCGCCGTCCGCGTGCTCGTGGTTGCCGGCCATGGGGGCATGGACGAAGTCACGCTTGACGGCCCCACGCAGGTGACCGAACTCCGCGACGGCTCGATCGCTTCGTACACCGTCAGTGCCGAGGATCTGGGGTTGGCGGCCAGTGAACCGGGAAGCGTGGCCGGCGGCACGCCCGACGAAAACGCCGTCACCATCCGCGGCATCCTCGACGGCGCCGACCGCGGCCCGCGTCGCGACCTGGCGATCGCCAACGCGGCCGGCGTGCTGCTCGCCGCCGGGGTCGCCGATTCGTGGCGCGACGGCGTCGAACGCGCCGCGGCCGCCATCGACGACGGCGCGGCGGCGGCGAGCCTGGAACGTATGGTCGCCATCACGAACAGCACGTCCGGCAGCTAG
- a CDS encoding aminodeoxychorismate/anthranilate synthase component II has product MVMLLVLDNYDSFTYNLVQFLSVITDDIETHRNDALTVADIEAKAPEAIVVSPGPCTPAEAGISVDLIATLGPRIPTLGVCLGHQSVGAAFGGRIVRAPELMHGKTSPIHHDGDELFEGLPDPFTATRYHSLIIEEESMPAELNVTARTPEGLIMGVRHQTHPIFGVQFHPESILTTVGPDLLRNFVKLAGMRTLS; this is encoded by the coding sequence CTGGTCATGCTGCTCGTGCTCGATAACTACGACTCGTTCACTTACAACCTGGTGCAGTTCCTCAGCGTGATCACGGATGACATCGAGACGCACCGCAACGACGCGCTGACGGTGGCCGATATCGAGGCGAAGGCCCCGGAAGCCATCGTGGTGTCTCCGGGTCCGTGCACGCCGGCCGAGGCCGGCATTTCGGTTGACCTCATCGCCACCCTGGGGCCGCGCATCCCCACCCTCGGGGTGTGCCTGGGCCACCAGTCGGTCGGCGCGGCGTTCGGGGGGCGCATCGTGCGGGCGCCGGAGCTGATGCACGGCAAAACCTCGCCAATCCATCACGACGGTGACGAGCTGTTCGAGGGCTTGCCGGACCCGTTCACCGCCACCCGCTACCACTCGCTCATCATCGAGGAGGAGAGCATGCCGGCGGAGCTGAATGTTACGGCCCGCACTCCGGAAGGGCTTATCATGGGCGTGCGGCATCAGACCCACCCGATATTCGGCGTGCAATTTCACCCGGAGTCGATTCTGACGACGGTGGGGCCCGATTTGCTCCGGAACTTCGTCAAGCTGGCCGGCATGCGGACACTCTCATGA
- the trpE gene encoding anthranilate synthase component I: MGMTQLVDARTDQRAWALDQLAHGRAVPIFDEIPGDLDTPVSVFLKLRAGNPAFLLESVEGGEQVARYSFVGARPAQSLSFRDGEATFTDRGGKGRTETYTDPLDLVAQLLDAADVTPNPELPRFQGGTVGYLAYDAAADFERLPVPAPDPLGVPDGMFMLCEELVIFDHVRDVMRLVTVARPHPDPTVGYAAARDRLAALAERIVGPTPIPPAGAASPVNGHVDLSMSKAEFMQAVGRAKEYISAGDIIQTVPSLRLSRKLTVDPIEVYRALRRINPSPYMFYVDFGDVQLAGASPEMMVRYEDGQVRMRPIAGTRPRGEDPDADAELARELIADPKERAEHVMLVDLGRNDVGRVSVSGSVAVDNFMSIERYSHVMHIVSDVTGTLEPGRTGLDALRACFPAGTLSGAPKIRAMEIIAELENLRRGPYGGAVGYVSYSGDLDTAITIRTMVVRDGMAHVQAGAGIVADSVPELEYHECLNKARALLRAIEIAEEAGHAARAR, from the coding sequence ATGGGCATGACGCAACTGGTGGACGCGCGCACGGATCAGCGCGCGTGGGCCCTCGACCAGCTCGCCCACGGCCGCGCGGTCCCGATCTTCGACGAAATACCCGGCGACCTGGACACGCCGGTTTCGGTGTTCCTCAAGCTGCGTGCCGGCAACCCCGCATTCCTGCTCGAAAGCGTGGAAGGCGGCGAGCAGGTGGCGCGGTATTCATTCGTCGGCGCGCGACCGGCGCAAAGCCTCAGCTTCCGCGACGGCGAGGCGACTTTCACCGACAGAGGCGGCAAGGGCCGCACCGAGACCTACACCGATCCGCTCGACCTGGTGGCGCAGCTGTTGGACGCGGCCGATGTCACGCCCAATCCAGAGTTGCCCCGCTTCCAGGGCGGCACGGTCGGCTATCTCGCCTACGACGCGGCGGCCGATTTCGAGCGGCTGCCGGTGCCGGCGCCGGACCCGCTGGGCGTGCCCGACGGCATGTTCATGCTCTGCGAAGAGCTGGTGATCTTCGATCACGTCCGCGACGTGATGCGGCTGGTCACGGTCGCCCGTCCGCATCCGGACCCGACTGTGGGATACGCCGCGGCGCGGGACCGTCTTGCAGCGCTCGCGGAGCGCATCGTAGGCCCCACGCCGATCCCGCCAGCGGGCGCCGCGTCGCCGGTCAACGGGCACGTGGACTTGAGCATGTCCAAGGCTGAGTTCATGCAGGCCGTCGGGCGGGCGAAGGAATACATCTCCGCGGGCGACATCATCCAGACGGTGCCGTCGCTGCGGCTCAGCCGGAAGCTCACCGTCGACCCGATCGAGGTCTACCGCGCGCTGCGGCGCATCAATCCGTCGCCCTACATGTTCTATGTGGACTTTGGCGACGTGCAGCTTGCCGGCGCGTCTCCCGAGATGATGGTGCGCTACGAGGACGGCCAGGTGCGCATGCGCCCCATTGCGGGAACCCGGCCCCGCGGCGAGGACCCCGACGCTGACGCGGAGTTGGCGCGCGAGCTCATCGCCGATCCGAAGGAGCGCGCCGAGCACGTGATGCTCGTCGACCTGGGCCGCAACGACGTCGGGCGCGTGTCCGTATCGGGCTCGGTCGCCGTCGACAACTTCATGAGCATCGAGCGCTACTCGCACGTGATGCACATCGTGAGCGACGTGACCGGCACGCTCGAGCCCGGCCGCACGGGACTGGACGCGCTGCGCGCCTGTTTCCCGGCGGGAACGCTCTCCGGCGCGCCCAAGATTCGGGCGATGGAGATCATCGCCGAGCTGGAGAACCTGCGACGCGGGCCGTACGGCGGCGCCGTGGGCTACGTGAGCTACTCGGGGGACCTCGACACGGCCATCACCATTCGAACCATGGTCGTCCGCGACGGCATGGCGCATGTGCAGGCCGGCGCGGGGATCGTGGCGGACTCCGTGCCCGAGCTGGAGTACCACGAGTGCCTCAACAAGGCGCGGGCGCTGCTGCGGGCGATCGAGATCGCCGAGGAGGCTGGTCATGCTGCTCGTGCTCGATAA
- a CDS encoding alanine--glyoxylate aminotransferase family protein: protein MSRPRLMIPGPIDLEPEVLKALAEQVVPHYGDAWVAAYRHVRRNLLAIAESKGDAFVLAGTGIVGIDAAIGTAVPTGGHLIVVDNGFFSGRMCEVADGYGITTHVLRTARGEPVRPDELAAFMQAHPEARVVGLTHGETATGVLNDLESLGSVVADAGRFLIVDAVSTFGAARVAVDDWGIGICCTASQKALEAPPGAAPVIVNPQAWEFLESSGAANHGIYSDLRVWRRYATEMAEFHPQPATMPVNVIAALTVATDRILAEGLEQRYQRYRETAGQVRARAHAAGYEPLAADEWASPTVTALRPPDGLVADDVVAAVRERANIQLGSGIAELAGQVFRVGHMGLSTTDAYLDDLFGVLDALSDAPERAAS, encoded by the coding sequence ATGAGCCGCCCGCGGCTGATGATTCCGGGTCCGATCGACCTCGAGCCGGAGGTACTTAAGGCACTAGCCGAACAGGTAGTTCCGCACTATGGCGACGCCTGGGTGGCGGCCTACCGGCACGTGCGACGGAACCTGCTGGCCATCGCGGAAAGCAAGGGCGACGCCTTCGTGCTCGCCGGCACGGGCATCGTGGGCATCGACGCCGCCATTGGAACGGCGGTGCCCACGGGCGGCCATCTGATCGTGGTGGACAACGGCTTCTTTTCCGGTCGCATGTGCGAGGTCGCCGACGGCTACGGCATCACCACCCACGTCCTGCGCACGGCACGCGGCGAGCCGGTTCGGCCCGACGAGCTTGCGGCGTTCATGCAGGCTCACCCGGAGGCCAGGGTCGTGGGCCTGACGCACGGCGAAACCGCAACCGGCGTGCTCAATGACCTGGAGTCACTCGGCAGCGTGGTGGCGGATGCGGGTCGCTTTCTCATCGTCGACGCCGTGTCCACCTTCGGCGCGGCCCGTGTGGCGGTCGATGACTGGGGCATCGGCATCTGCTGCACGGCGTCGCAGAAGGCCCTGGAAGCCCCGCCGGGCGCGGCGCCGGTGATCGTCAATCCGCAAGCCTGGGAGTTCCTGGAGTCGAGCGGCGCCGCGAATCACGGTATCTACAGCGACCTGCGCGTCTGGCGCCGCTACGCCACCGAAATGGCCGAGTTTCACCCCCAGCCGGCCACGATGCCGGTCAACGTCATCGCCGCGCTGACCGTGGCAACCGATCGAATCCTCGCCGAAGGTCTAGAGCAGCGATACCAGCGTTATCGGGAGACCGCCGGTCAAGTGCGCGCGCGGGCGCACGCCGCGGGGTATGAGCCGCTGGCGGCGGACGAGTGGGCGTCGCCCACCGTCACGGCCCTGCGCCCGCCAGACGGCCTCGTGGCGGACGACGTCGTGGCGGCGGTGCGTGAGCGCGCGAACATCCAACTTGGCAGTGGCATCGCGGAGCTCGCCGGGCAGGTATTCCGGGTGGGGCACATGGGGCTCTCAACGACCGACGCCTATCTCGACGACCTGTTCGGCGTGCTCGACGCGCTCTCGGACGCGCCGGAGCGCGCGGCGTCCTGA